CTGTTATGGTTTCTACAGCATCATAAAAATAAGCGTCTTTGCTTACGCGTGTACTGGATTCATCCGTGGTAAAAGTGCCATCGCTGGCAGCATAATGCTTGTTAAAGTAGTTGATGGTGGAGGCTTTATCGACACCCAGACCAAAGTCAAAATTTCCGTCCAGCAGCTCATCATCAACATTGGTGAGGCCTGCGAAGTTAGTGAGCTTACCATCTGCGGCATCACCGCTAAAGTTAGCTACCAGCGTATTGGGTAGCTTATACCGCTTATTGTGCATGGACTTCACCTTCACGCCTGCTTTAAAGATGGCTGAGTTGTTACCTATTTTATAGGGCACTGTGGCATTGATTTTAGCAACAAAATTTTTGCCTTCAGTATTAAAGTAATCACGTTCAATGGTGTTGTAGGTAAAAAGGGAAGCATCATTCCGCCAGTCAGTACCTGTAGCCATTAGATAATCTTCGTTCAGTTTACTGATGGTCAGAGGTATATTTCCTGTAATAAAGTTAAATGTGTTGTTCCTGCTTTTCAGTTTAGAGATGCTATAGAATGCGCCTCCATCCAGCTTTACTCTTCCGATCTGGGTTTCTCCCTGGAGATTAAAATTCAGGTTCCCATTATCTTCTGATGCATCTTTTATTTCGTTGTATGAACGACCCTTACTTGTCACATAATTGCCGTCTGCATCAACAGAGGTATTCTTTGTCTGCATGCGGGTGCGTTTCCTGTATCTAGTCATGTTATTATCCCTGTCGCTGTACATCACGTTCAGCACAAGATTAGTTACCGGAGAAAAGTTATAGTCGATTGTAGCAGAAGCTCCTACCCTTGTTCGCTGATTTTCCATGTAGAGATACCTGATATCAGTAGGGAAATAGATAGAGTCTTTCCCGTCTCCAAAGTCCTTTAGCTCCCATACCTGTGCATTTACTTCATCATAACCGTTAGTAGTACGGTAATAGCTGCCAGTGAGTATCACACCAAGCTTCCCGTTTGGATTGTTCTCGTTCTGGAAGAAACGCTGGCCGTATGAAATGTTGCCAATCCCGTTGGATTTACTTCTCAGTTGGTTATAGCCAAGTCCTGCGTCAAGGGCAAGCCTGGGTTTCAGGGAGATGGCGGTAGGAGATTTCATATTCACGACCCCCGCGATAGCGTCTCCGTCCAGGTCCGGGGTAAGCGTTTTGATCACTTCCATGGAAGAAAGTACATTGACAGGGATGAGATCCAGGGTAGCATTACGTTCACCGTCCTCAGAAGAACCCATGATCTGCTCTCCATTTACATTGATGTTGGTAAAGTTCCCCGGCGTACCCCTCAGCTGTACTGTGGCGCCCTCTCCACTGGTATTGCGGCCAATGGTGACACCCGGCAGGCGTTGCATAGATTCGGCCACGTTCAGATCAGGAAAACGGCCCATCACGTCAGCAGAGACCACCTGCTTAATGTTGTCGGCATTCCGCTGCTGGTTCAGGGCTTTCTGCTGGCCTTCCATTACGCTGGATACCTGGATAGTGGAAAGGCTGTGAACATTTGACGACATCTTTATATCCTTCACTACTGTGCTACCACCTTTTACCTTCACCTCTGTTTCCATCGGGGCGTACCCCATATAGTTGATCTGAAGGGTATAGGAGCCTTCTTTTACACCTTGCAACTCAAAGGTGCCGGCGGTACCGGAAGATACCCCTTTTGTAGTTCCTTTAATTTTCACGGAAGCTCCCGGCAGGGCATTACCTTCCGTATCTGTAATCAGGCCTTTTATATTGCCCGGCGACTGTTGTGCTGTTACATCCGATATAAGGCATATCAGTGACGCTGTAAAGAAAAATAGCGTCCGTAACAGGTGAATACCTGCTTTCATGTAGAGATAATTTTGGTTGAATAATTAATAGA
This Chitinophaga sancti DNA region includes the following protein-coding sequences:
- a CDS encoding TonB-dependent receptor; translation: MKAGIHLLRTLFFFTASLICLISDVTAQQSPGNIKGLITDTEGNALPGASVKIKGTTKGVSSGTAGTFELQGVKEGSYTLQINYMGYAPMETEVKVKGGSTVVKDIKMSSNVHSLSTIQVSSVMEGQQKALNQQRNADNIKQVVSADVMGRFPDLNVAESMQRLPGVTIGRNTSGEGATVQLRGTPGNFTNINVNGEQIMGSSEDGERNATLDLIPVNVLSSMEVIKTLTPDLDGDAIAGVVNMKSPTAISLKPRLALDAGLGYNQLRSKSNGIGNISYGQRFFQNENNPNGKLGVILTGSYYRTTNGYDEVNAQVWELKDFGDGKDSIYFPTDIRYLYMENQRTRVGASATIDYNFSPVTNLVLNVMYSDRDNNMTRYRKRTRMQTKNTSVDADGNYVTSKGRSYNEIKDASEDNGNLNFNLQGETQIGRVKLDGGAFYSISKLKSRNNTFNFITGNIPLTISKLNEDYLMATGTDWRNDASLFTYNTIERDYFNTEGKNFVAKINATVPYKIGNNSAIFKAGVKVKSMHNKRYKLPNTLVANFSGDAADGKLTNFAGLTNVDDELLDGNFDFGLGVDKASTINYFNKHYAASDGTFTTDESSTRVSKDAYFYDAVETITAGYVMNRIQFNRFMLLGGLRVERTDVDYKGNIITQDEDEQWASTTLAKKTNSYVRFLPNIQGKYDLTKSSLIRGGVTFGYSRPNFADLVPGRIINILSETVTDGNPELKPAFSTNVDLMAEKYLSNLGILSGGIFYKKIDKFQYNSVINLAGDEFDGADQYTGWRYYQTLNGNSANVYGLELNAQANMTFLPGFLKGFTIFANYTYSHSDADAQFRKNLRLPGQATHSANGSLAYSLKGFTIQGNLNYNGSYVVSLGDNADKDVIRDARIQVDANASYQLSKYFTVYVEAQNLTNAPQRSYFGNKQRIYEKQFYSYWGRAGLKFRF